Proteins encoded in a region of the Spiroplasma endosymbiont of Amphimallon solstitiale genome:
- a CDS encoding ankyrin repeat domain-containing protein, which translates to MSNLKEISKLNTTININKNEKLIKAAKHDDLELTQTLLKNNADVNYVDEHRNSPLTIAAEHGNLKIVQTLLKNNANINHINDFGDDALRMAAKKGHTEVLNTLLATNSKIINHKNWIGRSNISSTKWACKYN; encoded by the coding sequence TTTAAAAGAAATATCTAAATTAAATACAACTATAAATATTAATAAAAATGAAAAATTAATTAAAGCCGCTAAACATGATGATTTAGAATTGACCCAAACTTTATTAAAAAATAACGCTGATGTTAATTATGTAGATGAACATCGTAATAGTCCATTAACAATAGCTGCTGAACATGGTAATTTAAAAATTGTTCAAACTTTATTAAAAAATAACGCTAATATTAACCATATAAATGATTTTGGTGACGATGCTTTAAGAATGGCTGCTAAAAAGGGACACACAGAAGTACTTAACACTTTATTAGCAACAAATAGTAAGATTATTAATCACAAAAATTGAATTGGCCGCTCTAATATCAGCAGCACAAAATGGGCATGTAAATACAATTAA
- a CDS encoding ankyrin repeat domain-containing protein: MAALISAAQNGHVNTIKTLLKNGAYINDTNIFGDTTLIWATENGHTETVKVLITKDNDINNHVNNLGDSALIIAARKGYLEIVEILLAYGADINNVDKNKNSALIWAAKEGHLDVVNTLIKNGIDLNHEDNFGDTTLIWAAEKGYTKIVNTLLAYGANINHKDTNDDTALICAARNGHTETVNILLTNNANVYDKDIDGDTALIAAKMDT; the protein is encoded by the coding sequence TTGGCCGCTCTAATATCAGCAGCACAAAATGGGCATGTAAATACAATTAAAACTTTATTAAAAAATGGTGCTTATATTAATGATACAAATATATTTGGTGATACTACTCTAATATGAGCTACTGAAAACGGACACACAGAAACAGTTAAAGTTTTAATAACAAAAGATAATGACATTAATAATCATGTAAACAACCTTGGTGACTCTGCTTTAATAATAGCCGCCAGAAAAGGTTATTTGGAAATAGTTGAAATTTTACTAGCATATGGTGCTGATATTAATAATGTAGATAAAAACAAAAATAGTGCTTTAATATGAGCAGCGAAAGAAGGACACCTAGATGTAGTTAACACTTTAATAAAAAATGGAATTGACCTTAATCATGAAGATAACTTTGGTGATACTACTCTAATATGAGCAGCTGAAAAAGGTTATACAAAAATAGTTAACACTTTACTAGCATATGGTGCTAATATTAATCATAAAGATACAAATGATGATACTGCTTTAATATGTGCCGCCAGAAACGGACACACAGAAACAGTTAACATACTATTAACTAATAATGCTAATGTTTATGAT